The genomic segment TCATCAGACACACTTGCACATCCTCCCCTCTGTTAGCTGCCTCTCTAAGACAAGCCTGCAGGGGGACCCATGACTAAAGGGGAGTGTTGCCAGATCTCTGCACAACAGACAGCCCCCTGGCAGATCTAAACCAACCACTACAGTAGGAAGAGGAGTGGCCTTCTGAAAAGACGACACTTGCAGAGTCTCCAGGTTTTTTTGAAAGGGATAGTACTAAATCTCTCAAGCCCTTTAGCTCCTGCTCTATCTATCTCACCACAAGGTTTATGCCTCTCGGCATTCATGGTCAGCAGCAAGGGAGGTGAAGATTCCTTATTATGGTACTTAGCGCCTTCTTCCTCAAGTTTACCAGGATTGAACTGATCATCACCAAACAATGTTGTAAAGGTGTCTGCATCTAGAGGCTCCTCCGGGGATGTGGAGGGTTTGTTTCACTTTTAATCATTTTAGGGGGAATTACCTTCTGCCATTCAGGATGAAAATTCAAACTGTCCAGGGTCCGCAGACTAAGAGCACCCACTGGAACCCTCCAGGCCCATACTCTCATTGTTGGATTTTCACTCCAATTCTCTGCCATGTGTTTGCATCCAAGGCCCTGTGCTCACCACAAGGACACCTGCTCTACAAACTCTAAAAGTTTCTGTACTTGCTGCTGCTCTACTTCAGCTCCTCTGACTTGTAAATATCTTTAAGCAAAAGTACAAACATCTAGCTATTATTACCCTGCCCCAAATTTACAGTTTTCTTCCCGAGTACTCCCCGTGCTTCCACACATAGTCCTGTTTTGAGGTCATGCTCCCATGTGTTGGGACCAGCCAACCTGTCAAACGTGCCTGAAAAGGGGAGTGAGGatttagaaaagagaaacaagaaacagaagataAGAGTGGGGAGGGATCTGTGAATACTGCAGCAGCCTTGAATTGATTTCTCATCATGCTTTATACCCAAAGCAAAAGGGGGAGGGCAAAAGACTTTCTTACCAATGATACAAGGAGCAAACAAGTGGAATTACCTCCTTAATAATCAAAACATCTAGTAATGATGGACACCCTTAGTCAAACACCCTGTTATTTGGTCTTGACAAGTTTGAACCTTAAGTCAAGATGGAAATAAATTAACTGTGGGTtcccacagttttttttttttttttttttttttgtgtgtgtgtgtgtgtgtgtgtgttttgagttttgagacaagatctgactatgtagccctagctggcctggaatttactctgtagactagactggccttgaattcataaaaATTTGCTTTCCACTGCCTCCACAAGTGCTGAAGTAAAGTGTATGTCATTACACccaacctgtgtgctagatttctatttttctggatgtcttggaattcactctgtagaccaggctagccttgaacacagatttgcctgcctctgcctctcaaatgccgCCACCACCGCACAGCCTTGTGCTGGAATTctggttgtttgtttatttgtttttgtttctttgtttggttggctttatttttgttttttgttttttgtttttttttttttgtgacagggtttctctgttgctttggagcctgtcctgaaaatagctctgtagaacaggctggcttcaaactcacagagatccgcctgcctctccctcctgggattaaaggcatgcgccaccaccgcctgggtaTTGTGCTGGAATTCTCAGTTTGCAAGAGGGTCCAGTCAGCTCTGTCGTGAGGACCTCCTTTCCTTCCGAGGTCGCTGTAATTTGTCTAAGCGTTCTCGGTCACTTTAGCGCTCCAGGTGCTGGCACAAAAGCGCTCTCTGCGGGTAAAGAGAGCATCTGAGGAGAGCGACTGCCACTCAGAGTAGAATCGCCCCTGGAGGTGGCCAGGCCTGGAAGGAGAAAGCAGGTTTGACAGAGGTCCTTCTCCAGCTGCTTAACATCTTGCCCATGTTCCCCCTAATGACAGAACACAGTGCATGGTAACAGGGAGTCACGACAGGACCTGTCTGGTGTGATGGAGCTGAAATACAGACTTGAGGGATTTGCATGGTAATGCAGAGGGTACAATTGTTTGCTGAAAACCCATGACCAGAGTTCGCTCCTTGGAATCCacatgaagaaagaagagaacataTGTCTGCAAGTtgacctgtgacctccacacagggTCTGTGGTattggcacacatacacacagataaaaaagaaaagtttatttgagCTAAAACTCCATCACAGTTCTTTAAGAACCTAGATGGTCTAGACCCATCTACTTCTCAGACTCATCTCAATCCCTCACTCATCCATTCAATCACAATTacatagcttgttttttttttattttatttttaatttttttaaaatttcccccAAACCCCTCCTAGTGTTtgtatttgcctttctctgaccCAAGAAGTGGCAAGTGGGCAGTGGGGACTGACTGAGGCCCTTGTTCATGCTAGGCAGGGGtcaccactgagctgtgtccttaGCCCTTCTTTTGGTGCTTCCTTGATTATAAGGCAAATTAAATTTCTACACGTTCTTTGGTTATGGGTATTTGAGGGATGGTCTCACGTAGTAGCCCAGACTATCTATGAAACCATTTGACCACCTGAACTGCAATACAGCTTTATGCCACCAGGCCTCACCAAAGCTGCTGGACTGGAAGGATTCTCTGACTTCATCTCTGTAAAGAAGCTCAGCACACCAAGTGGTGCTACACACCTTTAGGCCCAGgacacaggaggcaaaggcaagtggatctctgagcttcAGGGTAACTtggtaacaacaaaaaaaaaaccaaacaacaacaacaaaaaaacaataacaacaaaagaagcaACCAACTTCAACTGGACCCTGGaggatcttgaatttctgatcctcctgtctccaccactattgctgggattataggaatatACCACTACACTGGGTGTATGTTGTGCttaggatcaaacccaaggctttatATACACTAGACATACattccaactgagctacatccccagtcctacTGGGTGTGGGTTTTGTTTCTACTTGTATGTCTGTACACGACTTACATGCTTTgtattcacagaggccagaagagtgtcaggttcccctggaactggagttacagatagttgtgagcttccaagtgggtgctgggaactgaacctgggtcctctagaaaagaaGCCAATTCCTCCTCTTTGCTatccttttaattaattatttctattttcactaatttatttatttgtattttatatgcattggtgttttacctgcatgtagtctgtgtgagggtatcagattttGGAGTTAAGACAGTTAGTTATTAGCTgcaatgtgggtcctgggaattgaattagggtcatctggaaaagcagtgagtgcttttaaccactgagcatctttctgtcttccctggcTAGTTTGATATCAACTTTACACAGCTGGAGTTATCTGAGACAAGAGAgacacatgaataataaaaactcagaaacagataaTTGGGATTAAATCTAAAGATCATAAAAGCCaaacagtcaagccactagaaaagtcttgCCCCTACCAGGGCTgggcgactgcagactgagctctgAGCCTTTGTcacctcctgttttatattcccctctagtgctgggattaaaggcatgtgactccctagtactgggattaaaggtatgagccaccaccacctggttctgtttctgcattgatctgatgtagcccaggctggccctgaactcacagagatccatctgcctctatctctcaaatcctgggactaaaggtgtgtgacaccactgcctggcctccagtggcttactttaccttctggtcttcaggcaagctttaattataaaacataaataaaatatcaccatattTCCACCTTTtatctaaaatagaaaaaaagctataactaatataaaaactATGTACAAAAGTAAAACAACTATAAACAATATGtgcaggcaataaatacatcagtaATGtgtagttcatttgcatttgacaaattcagagaaaattctcCATGTCTATCCtattttgtgagttcaaagtcttgtaacatgagggctggttgtggggatttctgtcctgcctggttctcacagctggcaagtcccaaaataaatcacacagagatcgccataagttataaaactgattggcccattagctcagtcttcttatttgctcttttttttttttttttttttttttttttggtcacacATCTGCCTTTATTGTAAATAGCAGTTGGGACACTTGTAGCAGtggtaaaaaaattaatttacaaaagcAGGGACTTGGTGAAGCTGCCTGGTGGGTACCCTTGGGGACTCATATGTAGATGCCAACccagagcagcaggaagaggaCTCCAAAGCCCATGAAGAGTGACGCCACCAAGGAGATGAGGAGCTCTTTGTAAATGTCACGTGTGTACTTGGTGGAGGTGACCTCGTAAACGAAGAACCAGGCGGTGAAGAACATGCCGATGGCCAGAAGTACCACAGTCAGGTGTGGGAAGACAGCCGGGTTGACCGGGCTGGTGTACCTACTCATGGCCTCGAGCTCCATTTTGCCCCGCACACGATAAACCACTGGTCCCCTTATtcgctcttatagcttatattaacacattattcttatctgtgttagtcacatggctcggtacttttcacagcggggcaggtcacatgttgcttcttcggtggtctgggcaggattgggaggaatgggcttcttccttcccagaattttcctgttcatatcgctccacctctacttcctgtttggttgacccgcctatactttctgcctggccaatcagcatttatttaaaatatgattgacagaatacagacaattctcccacaccattgtacttaatttactttctatcaaaacttactttctgtgtctggtaaacaaagaaaactataactcactagtcttgaactccctcagagacccacgaaggaaataatattagctaagtaagcaggaagtgtgagcaagtgACTTCTAAAAATTGTGAGAAacaacagctggctgcctggacagtcacccaaatttcctctgcaatgttgaggcatccatcttcagtctacaaggcctagaatatctggcagacttttctatgaggcagggtttttgaaggactgtcctgcctTGTCTGAGCAAGGTTTAGTAGTCACTCTTTTATGTCCTGCTTGTCCATTAggacagcatattgtcagcagtcaaggcaaggacactttcttgcccagtggcttacttttgccacaaagtaAGAAACTCCATGTGGAGCATCTTttatgcccatcatcttctctgaagtagactggtgctgccaggaacaaacaTGTCTaatgatcattaaaaaaaaaaagagcctatgttattaaatcatctttttttttggtttttcgagacagggtttctctgtagctttggagcctgtcctggaactagctcttgtagaccaggctggtctcgaactcacagagatccgcctgcctctgcctcccgagtgctgggattaaaggtgtgtgcca from the Arvicola amphibius chromosome 10, mArvAmp1.2, whole genome shotgun sequence genome contains:
- the LOC119825730 gene encoding transmembrane protein 258 gives rise to the protein MELEAMSRYTSPVNPAVFPHLTVVLLAIGMFFTAWFFVYEVTSTKYTRDIYKELLISLVASLFMGFGVLFLLLWVGIYI